In Streptococcus parasuis, the following proteins share a genomic window:
- a CDS encoding AAA family ATPase, translating into MNNNFNNFNNMDDIFNQLMGNMGGYSTERRRYSINGREVTPEEFAMYRQTGKLPQSEEVAQAPSKGQIKSDGILAKLGRNLTQEAREGKLDPVIGRNKEIQETSEILARRTKNNPVLVGDAGVGKTAVVEGLAQAIVNGDVPAAIKNKEIISIDISGLEAGTQYRGAFEENVQNLVDEVKNAGNIILFFDEIHQILGAGSTGGDSGSKGLADILKPALSRGELTVIGATTQDEYRNTIHKNAALARRFNEVKVNAPSAEDTYLILKGIKPLYEAHHNIDLPDEVLHAAVDYSVQYIPQRSLPDKAIDLIDVTAAHLAAQHPVTDIKTLEAEMIEAKKLQLEAAEKEDYERALNEKVRIDHLQEQINNHTERQKVVANVNDIAQAVERMTGIPVSQMGASDIERLKGLKNRLATNVIGQEDAVEAVSRAIRRNRAGFDDGNRPIGSFLFVGPTGVGKTELAKQLALDLFGNKEAIIRLDMSEYSDRTAVSKLIGTTAGYIGYDDNSHTLTERVRRNPYSIVLLDEIEKADAQVITLLLQVLDDGHLTDGQGNQVNFKNTIIIATSNAGFGYDIPEDEEKRDIMDRIAPYFRPEFLNRFNAVIEFKHLDKEDLKAIVELLLKQVNNTLAKKGIHLVVTEAAKELLMEEGYDKAMGARPLRRVIESQIRDKVTDFYLDHIEAKNLEADVVNGTIQIQEQSFA; encoded by the coding sequence ATGAACAACAATTTCAATAACTTTAACAATATGGACGATATTTTCAATCAACTCATGGGTAACATGGGCGGTTACAGTACAGAACGACGTCGCTATTCTATCAATGGTCGTGAAGTGACACCAGAGGAATTTGCCATGTATCGTCAGACTGGTAAATTGCCACAATCAGAAGAAGTGGCACAAGCACCATCTAAAGGTCAGATAAAGTCAGATGGAATACTAGCAAAATTGGGTCGCAATTTGACTCAAGAGGCTCGTGAAGGGAAATTGGATCCTGTTATTGGGCGAAATAAAGAAATCCAAGAAACATCTGAAATTTTGGCACGTCGTACTAAGAATAACCCCGTCCTAGTTGGTGATGCAGGTGTTGGTAAGACTGCAGTAGTTGAAGGTTTGGCACAAGCTATAGTTAATGGTGATGTGCCAGCAGCCATTAAGAATAAGGAAATCATTTCCATCGACATTTCGGGCTTGGAAGCTGGGACTCAATACCGTGGAGCTTTTGAGGAAAATGTACAAAACCTTGTTGATGAGGTTAAAAATGCTGGAAATATCATTCTTTTCTTTGATGAAATTCACCAAATTTTAGGGGCTGGTAGCACTGGTGGAGATTCAGGTTCTAAAGGCCTGGCAGACATCCTGAAGCCTGCTCTGTCACGTGGTGAACTGACTGTGATTGGAGCTACAACACAGGATGAATACCGCAATACAATTCACAAAAATGCTGCCTTGGCTCGTCGCTTTAATGAAGTGAAGGTTAATGCTCCATCTGCAGAAGATACCTATCTTATTTTGAAAGGCATTAAACCACTTTATGAAGCCCATCATAATATTGACTTGCCAGACGAAGTCTTGCATGCAGCAGTTGATTATTCTGTCCAGTATATTCCACAACGCAGCTTGCCGGATAAGGCTATTGACTTGATTGATGTGACCGCGGCTCACTTGGCTGCTCAACATCCAGTGACTGATATAAAGACCTTAGAAGCAGAGATGATAGAAGCTAAAAAATTACAGCTTGAAGCGGCTGAAAAAGAAGACTATGAGAGAGCCTTGAATGAAAAAGTAAGGATTGACCATTTGCAAGAACAAATTAATAATCATACAGAACGTCAGAAAGTTGTTGCGAATGTGAATGACATTGCTCAAGCAGTAGAAAGAATGACAGGTATTCCAGTCTCACAAATGGGGGCTTCAGATATTGAGCGTCTTAAAGGACTCAAAAATCGTTTAGCTACAAACGTTATTGGTCAAGAAGATGCCGTTGAAGCTGTATCTCGTGCGATTCGTCGTAATCGTGCTGGCTTTGACGATGGCAATCGCCCAATTGGTTCCTTCCTCTTTGTTGGACCAACGGGAGTCGGTAAAACTGAGTTGGCTAAGCAATTGGCGCTTGATTTATTTGGTAATAAAGAGGCAATCATCCGCTTGGATATGTCTGAATATAGTGATCGGACAGCTGTTTCAAAATTGATTGGTACGACAGCGGGTTATATAGGCTATGATGATAATTCACATACACTTACTGAGCGCGTACGTCGTAATCCCTATTCAATTGTCTTGTTGGATGAAATTGAGAAAGCTGATGCACAAGTCATCACTCTACTTTTACAAGTTCTTGATGATGGTCATTTGACTGATGGACAAGGTAATCAGGTTAATTTTAAAAATACCATCATTATTGCAACATCCAATGCTGGGTTTGGCTACGATATTCCAGAAGATGAGGAAAAACGTGATATCATGGACCGGATTGCGCCATATTTCCGTCCTGAATTTCTCAACCGTTTTAATGCGGTAATTGAATTCAAACACTTGGACAAAGAAGATCTTAAGGCGATTGTCGAATTGCTATTAAAACAGGTCAATAACACCTTAGCGAAAAAAGGTATTCATTTGGTGGTAACGGAAGCGGCTAAGGAATTACTGATGGAAGAAGGCTATGATAAAGCCATGGGTGCTCGCCCACTTCGTCGTGTAATCGAAAGCCAAATTCGGGATAAGGTTACAGACTTCTATTTGGATCATATTGAAGCTAAAAATTTAGAAGCTGATGTGGTAAATGGAACCATCCAAATCCAAGAGCAAAGCTTTGCTTAA
- the malQ gene encoding 4-alpha-glucanotransferase — protein sequence MTNRTSGILMHITSLPGKFGIGTFGQSAYDFVDFLVETKQTYWQILPLTTTSYGDSPYQSFSAIAGNTHLIDFDLLVEEGLLAPEDFQDVNFGDNPEKVDYALIYQARRPILEKAVQAFLQDDKKKATFLEFEKANSSWLTDYAEFMAIKEYFGNKALQEWEDKKVVARNEEALDKYRLELANQIDYYKVTQYFFFSQWKQLKEYANKHHIKIIGDMPIYVSADSVEVWTKPQLFKLDSERKPLYVAGVPADNFSADGQLWGNPIYDWPEHEKTGYNWWIYRIHESFKLYDVLRIDHFKGFSDFWQVDGKAEVAKVGTWEPGPGYSLFKAVKETLGDLPIIAEDLGNIDAKARKLLADCGYPGMKILEFGFFDVTGKSIDAPHRCIPNSVAYTGTHDNEVVNGWYNNLEPEQQEYVDAYSNRKPIEKVSQAMLRMLFATVSDTAIATMQDILDLGEESRMNMPSTIGGNWEWRMKAEDLTQERKDFLTKMTLLYQRGNEQHD from the coding sequence ATGACAAATCGTACCAGCGGAATATTAATGCATATTACCTCACTTCCAGGTAAGTTTGGTATTGGTACTTTTGGACAATCAGCCTATGATTTTGTTGATTTCTTGGTAGAAACAAAGCAAACTTATTGGCAGATTTTACCACTAACAACCACAAGCTACGGAGATTCTCCGTACCAGTCTTTCTCAGCAATTGCAGGAAATACACACTTGATAGACTTCGACCTTTTGGTAGAAGAGGGGTTGTTGGCACCAGAAGATTTCCAAGATGTCAATTTCGGGGACAATCCTGAAAAAGTAGATTATGCACTCATTTATCAAGCACGTCGTCCAATTTTGGAAAAAGCTGTCCAAGCATTTTTACAAGATGATAAGAAAAAAGCTACTTTTCTAGAGTTTGAAAAAGCTAACTCATCTTGGTTAACAGATTATGCTGAATTTATGGCTATCAAAGAATACTTTGGCAATAAAGCGCTCCAAGAATGGGAAGATAAAAAGGTGGTCGCTCGAAATGAAGAAGCACTTGATAAATATCGCTTAGAATTAGCCAATCAAATTGACTACTACAAAGTCACACAGTATTTCTTCTTCAGCCAATGGAAACAGTTGAAAGAATACGCGAACAAACACCACATCAAAATCATCGGAGATATGCCTATCTATGTATCCGCGGATAGTGTTGAAGTGTGGACAAAACCTCAACTATTCAAATTAGATAGTGAACGCAAGCCGCTTTATGTAGCTGGTGTACCTGCTGATAACTTCTCAGCGGATGGTCAATTATGGGGAAATCCTATTTATGATTGGCCAGAACATGAAAAAACTGGCTATAACTGGTGGATTTATCGAATTCATGAAAGCTTTAAGCTGTATGATGTCCTTCGAATTGACCACTTCAAAGGTTTCTCAGACTTCTGGCAAGTCGATGGTAAGGCTGAGGTGGCCAAAGTAGGTACTTGGGAACCAGGCCCTGGCTACAGTTTATTCAAAGCTGTTAAAGAAACACTTGGAGACCTTCCAATTATCGCGGAAGACCTTGGAAATATTGATGCCAAAGCTCGCAAATTGCTTGCAGATTGTGGCTATCCAGGTATGAAAATCTTAGAATTTGGTTTCTTTGACGTAACAGGTAAGAGCATTGATGCACCGCATCGTTGCATTCCTAATTCGGTTGCCTACACTGGAACTCATGATAATGAGGTTGTCAATGGTTGGTACAATAATCTTGAACCAGAGCAACAAGAATATGTAGATGCTTACAGCAATCGTAAACCGATTGAAAAAGTTAGCCAGGCAATGCTCCGCATGTTATTTGCAACAGTAAGTGATACTGCTATTGCAACCATGCAAGACATCCTAGATTTGGGTGAAGAAAGTCGAATGAATATGCCATCTACTATCGGTGGAAACTGGGAATGGCGTATGAAAGCAGAAGATTTAACGCAAGAACGTAAAGACTTCTTGACAAAAATGACATTACTATATCAAAGAGGAAATGAACAACATGACTAA
- the glgP gene encoding glycogen/starch/alpha-glucan family phosphorylase, with amino-acid sequence MTKFTTFAETNTSKKLADLTNEEIYLQLLNYVKEAAATKPKNTGKRKVYYISAEFLIGKLLSNNLINLGVYKDIQAELAAAGKSLAQVEDVEPEPSLGNGGLGRLASCFIDSMSTLAINGEGVGLNYHCGLFRQVFKKNEQEAEPNFWIENDSWLIPTTISYDVPFKNFTLKSKLDRLDILGYKKETKNYLNLFDIESVNYNLITDGISFDKTDIKENLTLFLYPDDSDKNGELLRIYQQYFMVSNAAQLLIDEAIERGSNLHDLADYAYVQINDTHPSMVIPELIRLLTEKHGIEFAEAVAIVKNMTGYTNHTILAEALEKWPLEFLEEVVPHLVDIIKELDALIRAEIKDPAVQIIDESGRVHMAHMDIHFSNSVNGVAALHTEILKNSELKAFYELYPEKFNNKTNGITFRRWLEFANQDLADYIKELIGDEYLTDATKLEKLLAFADDKEVHAKLAEIKFNNKLALKRYLKDNKGIELDENSIIDTQIKRFHEYKRQQMNALYVIHKYLEIKNGNLPKRKITVIFGGKAAPAYIIAQDIIHLILCLSELINNDPEVNKYLNVHLVENYNVTVAEKLIPATDISEQISLASKEASGTGNMKFMLNGALTLGTMDGANVEIAELAGSENIYTFGKDSDTIIDLYDKAGYVSADYYNGDENIKRAVDFIVSDEVKALGNEERLARLHHELISKDWFMTLIDLAEYIEVKEQVFADYEDQDSWNKKVVHNIAKAGFFSSDRTIEQYNEDIWHSN; translated from the coding sequence ATGACTAAATTTACAACATTTGCAGAAACAAATACTTCGAAAAAATTAGCTGATTTAACAAACGAAGAAATCTATCTTCAATTGTTAAACTACGTAAAAGAAGCTGCAGCTACAAAACCAAAAAATACAGGAAAACGTAAGGTTTACTATATTTCAGCCGAGTTCCTTATCGGTAAACTCTTGTCAAACAACTTGATTAACTTGGGTGTGTACAAAGACATTCAAGCAGAATTGGCAGCGGCTGGTAAGTCATTGGCTCAAGTTGAAGACGTTGAACCAGAACCATCACTAGGTAACGGTGGACTTGGTCGTTTGGCTTCATGTTTTATTGACTCTATGTCAACACTTGCTATTAACGGTGAAGGTGTGGGTCTTAACTATCACTGTGGCCTTTTCCGTCAAGTATTTAAGAAAAATGAACAAGAAGCAGAACCAAACTTCTGGATTGAAAATGATTCTTGGTTGATTCCAACAACTATTAGCTATGATGTTCCATTCAAAAACTTCACTTTGAAATCAAAATTGGACCGTCTTGACATTCTTGGCTATAAAAAAGAAACTAAGAATTACCTTAACTTATTTGATATTGAGTCAGTGAATTACAACTTGATTACAGATGGTATTTCATTTGACAAGACTGATATTAAAGAAAACTTGACACTCTTCTTGTATCCAGATGATTCTGATAAGAACGGTGAATTACTCCGTATCTACCAACAATACTTCATGGTATCAAATGCTGCTCAACTTTTGATTGATGAAGCAATTGAGCGCGGTTCAAACTTGCATGACTTGGCTGACTACGCTTATGTGCAAATCAACGATACTCACCCATCAATGGTAATTCCTGAGTTGATCCGTCTTTTGACTGAAAAACATGGTATTGAATTTGCGGAAGCAGTTGCCATCGTTAAGAATATGACTGGTTACACAAACCACACTATCTTGGCGGAAGCACTTGAAAAATGGCCACTTGAGTTCCTTGAAGAAGTGGTGCCACACTTGGTTGATATCATCAAAGAATTGGATGCCCTTATTCGTGCAGAAATCAAAGACCCAGCAGTCCAAATCATTGATGAATCAGGTCGTGTACACATGGCTCACATGGATATCCACTTCTCTAACTCAGTGAACGGTGTAGCCGCGCTCCATACAGAAATTCTTAAAAACTCTGAATTGAAAGCTTTCTACGAGCTTTACCCAGAAAAATTCAACAATAAAACAAACGGTATCACTTTCCGTCGTTGGTTGGAATTTGCGAACCAAGACCTTGCTGATTACATCAAAGAATTGATTGGTGATGAGTACTTAACAGATGCTACTAAACTTGAAAAATTGCTTGCATTTGCTGATGACAAGGAAGTTCATGCTAAGTTGGCTGAAATCAAATTCAATAATAAATTGGCTTTGAAACGTTACCTTAAAGACAACAAAGGTATCGAACTGGATGAAAATTCTATTATTGATACACAAATCAAACGTTTCCACGAGTACAAACGCCAACAAATGAATGCCTTGTATGTTATCCATAAATACCTTGAAATCAAGAATGGTAACCTTCCAAAACGTAAAATCACTGTTATCTTCGGTGGTAAAGCAGCTCCAGCTTATATTATCGCTCAAGACATCATTCATTTGATTCTTTGCTTGTCAGAGTTGATCAATAATGATCCAGAAGTAAATAAATACCTCAATGTTCATTTGGTTGAAAACTACAATGTAACTGTAGCTGAAAAATTGATCCCTGCAACTGATATTTCAGAACAAATCTCATTGGCTTCTAAAGAAGCGTCAGGTACTGGTAACATGAAATTCATGTTGAACGGTGCATTGACACTTGGTACCATGGACGGTGCAAACGTTGAAATCGCAGAACTTGCAGGTAGTGAAAATATTTACACATTTGGTAAAGACTCTGATACAATTATTGATCTTTATGACAAAGCAGGCTATGTTTCAGCTGACTACTACAACGGCGATGAAAATATTAAACGTGCAGTTGACTTTATCGTAAGCGATGAAGTGAAGGCGCTTGGTAACGAAGAACGTCTTGCACGCTTGCACCATGAATTGATTTCGAAAGACTGGTTCATGACCTTGATTGACTTGGCTGAATACATCGAAGTAAAAGAACAAGTCTTTGCAGATTACGAAGATCAAGATTCATGGAACAAGAAAGTTGTTCATAACATCGCTAAAGCTGGATTCTTCTCTTCAGACCGTACGATTGAACAGTACAACGAAGACATTTGGCACAGCAACTAA
- a CDS encoding UTRA domain-containing protein gives MSKYKKVYQDIKKKIEDQVWSTGQALPTENELMEIYSYSKDTIRKALSLLEMDGYIQKKQGKSSIVIEHGLMKEQYLSEIKTAGELNKRSKHQIQTELTSLYIVQGQDDLMSTFEVDDKVDFYRVSRVRTIDGERLEYEISYFDRRVVPYLSKEIAESSIYRYLEKELKLTISHSRREISFRFANEEEKQLMDLADFEMVVVVTSVTYLSNGQAFQYGTISYRPDKVSFVSMAKR, from the coding sequence ATGAGTAAATATAAGAAAGTTTATCAAGATATCAAGAAAAAGATTGAGGATCAAGTCTGGTCAACAGGACAAGCATTACCAACTGAGAATGAATTGATGGAGATCTACTCTTACTCTAAAGACACCATTCGAAAGGCTTTATCCCTTCTTGAAATGGATGGCTACATTCAAAAAAAACAAGGGAAATCTTCAATTGTAATCGAACACGGGTTAATGAAGGAACAGTATCTTTCTGAAATTAAGACCGCTGGAGAATTGAACAAACGTTCTAAACACCAGATTCAAACAGAACTTACCTCACTATATATTGTTCAGGGGCAAGATGATTTAATGTCTACCTTTGAAGTTGATGATAAAGTAGATTTTTATAGAGTGAGTCGGGTAAGGACGATAGATGGTGAGCGTTTGGAATATGAAATTTCCTATTTTGACCGTAGAGTCGTCCCTTATCTCAGTAAAGAAATTGCTGAAAGCTCTATCTATCGCTATTTAGAGAAAGAATTAAAGTTAACAATCTCTCATTCTCGACGGGAAATTTCTTTCCGCTTTGCGAATGAAGAAGAAAAGCAATTAATGGACCTAGCCGACTTTGAGATGGTGGTCGTGGTTACCAGCGTTACCTATCTCTCAAACGGTCAAGCCTTTCAATATGGAACAATTAGCTACCGTCCAGACAAAGTAAGCTTTGTCTCAATGGCAAAACGGTAA
- a CDS encoding endonuclease/exonuclease/phosphatase family protein encodes MKLLTVNVHAWLEENQDEKLDILAQTIAEKAYDVIALQEVNQLIASKFVTRELKMDNYGLILLEKLRNLGQFDYSYHWSHSHIGYDRYEEGIAFLTKLPVYEADSFYCSQNKSIHSILSRKIMGLTVFYQDQLIDIYSCHINLPGSEEEDQLDNIRTIVERTGHQRFKILMGDFNTDAISDRDAYDAIKNLGLHDTYELALEKDKGITAEKAIDGWAGHSQEKRLDYVFFNQEKTVLSSKVIFNGHNRPIISDHFGVEVEFSV; translated from the coding sequence ATGAAATTACTGACAGTAAATGTCCATGCTTGGTTAGAAGAAAACCAGGATGAAAAACTAGATATTCTAGCTCAAACAATTGCCGAAAAGGCCTATGATGTCATTGCTCTTCAGGAGGTTAATCAGCTTATAGCTTCTAAATTCGTCACAAGAGAATTGAAGATGGATAATTATGGCTTGATTTTATTAGAAAAATTAAGAAATCTTGGGCAGTTTGATTATTCCTATCATTGGAGTCATTCTCACATTGGCTATGATCGTTATGAGGAAGGGATTGCCTTTTTGACAAAGCTTCCTGTCTATGAGGCTGATTCATTTTATTGCAGTCAAAATAAAAGTATTCATTCTATCTTATCTCGAAAAATTATGGGGTTGACAGTTTTCTATCAAGACCAGTTAATTGATATCTATTCGTGTCATATTAATTTACCAGGTAGTGAAGAAGAGGACCAGTTGGACAATATTCGAACAATTGTCGAACGTACGGGTCATCAGCGGTTTAAAATTCTGATGGGGGATTTTAATACTGATGCAATCTCAGACCGGGATGCCTACGATGCAATCAAGAATCTTGGGCTCCATGATACCTACGAGTTAGCGCTAGAAAAAGATAAAGGAATAACTGCTGAAAAAGCAATTGATGGTTGGGCAGGTCATAGCCAAGAGAAACGGTTAGACTATGTTTTTTTCAACCAAGAAAAAACAGTTTTATCTAGTAAGGTTATCTTTAATGGACATAACCGTCCTATCATTTCAGACCATTTTGGTGTGGAAGTTGAATTTAGTGTATAA
- a CDS encoding PTS transporter subunit IIBC — protein MKKFLSFEFWQKFGKCLMVVIAVMPAAGLMVSIGNSIPLISPESELLIRIGNIIAQIGWGIIGNLHLLFALAIGGSWAKEKAGGAFSAGLAFILINLITGHFFGVTTDMLADAAATVTTVFGTEIPVSGYFVNILGQPALNMGVFVGIIAGFVGATAYNKYYNYRKLPDVLTFFNGKRFVPFVVIYRSILVALCLAIFWPVVQTGINSFGKWIASSQDTAPILAPFVYGTLERLLLPFGLHHMLTIPMNYTSLGGTYDILTGAQAGTQVFGQDPLWLAWVTDLINLKDAGDMTQYNDLLANITPARFKVGQMIGSSGILMGLTYAMYRNVDEDKKHKYKGMFISSALAVFLTGVTEPIEFMFMFAAMPLYLVYAFVQGAAFAMADVVNLRVHSFGNIEFLTRTPMAIKAGIGMDVVNFIWVSVLFAVLMYFIANFMIKKFNLATAGRNGNYDTETTDVVSNSNVDTADANSQVVQIINLLGGRDNIEDVDACMTRLRVSVKDVAQVGDENAWKQAGAMGLIIKDSGVQAVYGPKADVLKSDIQDLLESGVAIPRSEVVSTNTVTVETKFKGITEAVYSVADGQAVSITEVNDPVFAQKMMGDGYAVEPVNGNVYAPVSGIVTSVFPTKHAVGILSDQGVEVLVHVGLDTVALNGAPFSTKVADGQHVQAGDVLLVADLDAIRSADRETTIVVAFTNSAEIKSVSLVNLGQVSKDSQVATVEL, from the coding sequence ATGAAAAAATTTCTTAGTTTCGAATTTTGGCAAAAATTCGGTAAGTGTTTGATGGTCGTGATTGCAGTTATGCCTGCAGCAGGTCTCATGGTTTCTATTGGGAACTCTATCCCATTGATTAGTCCAGAGTCAGAACTATTGATTCGTATTGGGAATATTATTGCCCAAATTGGTTGGGGTATTATTGGGAATTTGCACTTGCTTTTTGCTTTAGCAATCGGTGGTAGCTGGGCTAAAGAAAAAGCTGGCGGTGCATTCTCGGCAGGTCTAGCCTTCATATTGATTAACTTGATTACAGGTCACTTTTTCGGTGTGACTACGGATATGCTCGCTGATGCTGCTGCAACAGTAACAACTGTTTTTGGTACTGAAATTCCTGTTTCAGGTTACTTTGTAAACATCTTAGGACAACCAGCTCTTAATATGGGTGTTTTCGTTGGTATTATTGCTGGTTTTGTGGGTGCTACAGCATATAATAAATACTACAACTATCGTAAATTACCAGATGTATTAACATTCTTTAATGGAAAACGTTTTGTACCATTTGTTGTTATTTATCGTTCAATTTTGGTGGCACTCTGTTTAGCGATTTTCTGGCCAGTTGTTCAAACAGGAATCAACAGCTTCGGTAAATGGATTGCAAGTTCACAGGATACAGCACCAATCTTAGCACCATTCGTTTATGGTACCTTGGAGCGTTTGCTTCTTCCATTTGGTCTTCATCATATGTTGACTATTCCGATGAACTATACATCACTAGGTGGTACTTATGACATCTTGACAGGTGCACAAGCGGGTACACAAGTATTTGGACAAGATCCACTTTGGTTGGCTTGGGTTACAGACTTGATTAATCTGAAAGATGCTGGCGATATGACTCAATACAATGATCTTCTTGCTAACATCACACCAGCACGTTTCAAAGTTGGTCAAATGATTGGTTCTTCAGGGATTTTGATGGGCTTAACTTACGCAATGTATCGTAATGTTGACGAAGACAAGAAACATAAGTATAAAGGGATGTTTATTTCATCTGCTTTAGCGGTATTCTTGACAGGTGTAACAGAACCAATTGAATTCATGTTCATGTTTGCGGCTATGCCTCTTTATCTAGTCTATGCATTCGTACAAGGTGCTGCTTTTGCGATGGCCGATGTCGTTAATTTACGTGTGCATTCATTTGGTAATATTGAATTCCTTACTCGTACACCAATGGCGATTAAAGCCGGCATCGGTATGGACGTTGTAAACTTTATCTGGGTATCAGTACTCTTTGCTGTTCTTATGTACTTCATTGCTAACTTTATGATTAAGAAATTTAATCTAGCAACAGCAGGACGTAATGGTAACTATGATACTGAGACAACAGATGTAGTTTCTAACTCAAATGTAGATACTGCGGATGCAAATTCACAAGTGGTGCAAATTATCAACCTACTTGGTGGTCGTGATAATATTGAAGATGTTGATGCTTGTATGACTCGTCTACGTGTTAGTGTGAAGGATGTTGCACAAGTCGGAGATGAGAATGCCTGGAAACAGGCTGGTGCTATGGGCTTAATCATCAAAGATTCAGGTGTTCAAGCCGTCTATGGACCAAAAGCAGATGTTCTCAAATCAGACATTCAGGATTTATTAGAATCTGGTGTTGCAATTCCTCGTTCAGAAGTGGTTTCTACTAATACAGTGACAGTTGAAACTAAGTTCAAAGGAATCACTGAAGCTGTTTACTCAGTAGCAGATGGACAAGCTGTATCTATTACTGAAGTGAATGACCCTGTTTTTGCACAAAAAATGATGGGTGATGGGTATGCAGTTGAGCCTGTAAATGGCAATGTCTACGCACCAGTTTCTGGTATTGTAACCAGTGTTTTCCCTACTAAACATGCTGTTGGTATCTTGTCAGACCAGGGTGTAGAAGTTTTGGTACACGTTGGATTAGACACTGTTGCGCTTAATGGGGCACCGTTCTCAACAAAGGTGGCAGATGGACAACATGTTCAAGCTGGTGACGTACTCCTTGTAGCAGATTTGGATGCTATCCGTTCAGCTGACCGTGAAACAACAATTGTAGTAGCCTTTACAAATTCTGCAGAAATTAAATCTGTCAGTCTTGTAAACCTTGGACAAGTAAGTAAAGATAGTCAAGTTGCAACTGTAGAATTATAA
- a CDS encoding YebC/PmpR family DNA-binding transcriptional regulator, with product MGRKWANIVAKKTAKDGANSKVYAKFGVEIYVAAKKGDPDPETNSALKFVIDRAKQAQVPKHIIDKAIDKAKGNTDETFVEGRYEGFGPNGSMLIVDTLTSNVNRTAANVRSAFGKNGGNMGASGSVSFMFDKKGVVVFAGDDADAIFELLLEADVEVDDVEAEDGTITVYTAPTDLHKAIVALKESGIQEFNVTELEMIPQSEVSLEGDDLATFEKLYDALEDDEDVQKIYTNVDGF from the coding sequence ATGGGACGTAAATGGGCCAATATTGTAGCCAAGAAAACCGCAAAAGACGGTGCTAACTCAAAAGTTTACGCCAAATTTGGTGTTGAAATCTATGTAGCAGCGAAAAAGGGTGACCCAGATCCAGAAACAAACTCAGCGCTGAAATTCGTTATCGACCGTGCTAAGCAAGCGCAGGTTCCAAAACATATCATTGATAAAGCCATTGACAAGGCAAAAGGGAATACTGACGAAACCTTCGTGGAAGGGCGTTACGAAGGTTTTGGACCAAATGGTTCAATGTTAATTGTTGATACACTTACTTCAAATGTAAACCGTACAGCTGCTAATGTTCGCTCTGCCTTTGGTAAAAACGGTGGGAATATGGGTGCATCTGGTTCAGTATCATTCATGTTTGATAAAAAAGGTGTTGTAGTTTTTGCTGGTGATGATGCAGATGCCATCTTCGAATTGCTTCTTGAAGCAGATGTTGAAGTTGATGATGTAGAAGCAGAAGACGGCACAATCACTGTCTATACAGCCCCAACTGATCTGCATAAAGCAATCGTGGCACTTAAAGAATCTGGAATCCAAGAGTTTAACGTCACTGAACTTGAAATGATCCCACAATCAGAGGTATCACTTGAAGGCGATGACCTCGCAACATTTGAAAAACTCTACGACGCCCTCGAAGACGACGAAGATGTACAAAAAATCTACACGAATGTAGATGGGTTTTAA